A single genomic interval of Dromiciops gliroides isolate mDroGli1 chromosome 1, mDroGli1.pri, whole genome shotgun sequence harbors:
- the ACKR2 gene encoding LOW QUALITY PROTEIN: atypical chemokine receptor 2 (The sequence of the model RefSeq protein was modified relative to this genomic sequence to represent the inferred CDS: inserted 5 bases in 3 codons; deleted 4 bases in 4 codons), which produces MATTFPPASSTSTSLENTSLYDYTTLIXFPDTVCKKEAILSLGQVFLPIFYSLVFILGLGGNLFLLIVLLYSVCRRQVTEVYLLNLVVSNLHFVVTLPXLGVSVAWHWVCFGEALCKIICTLYTASLYSSIFFLGCMNLDKYLDVVHAQTHHHLGTPAKSWLLSGGVWTXALVLSIPDMVFAGVQEGPSGLQNCHLDFGDNGPVWKVLLRFKQSILGFILPLFAMIFFYTRIGCILTVLRPQGRVRTLWAAVAVVVTFFTLWCPYNITLFLHSLQDLQVLESCEVSKHLDYALQVTESIAFTHCCISPFLYLFVHRRLRKHLKRVLAAIFQRSKESSAACPSQTSYSNSFSTAQEEMNNTDNQEESI; this is translated from the exons ATGGCAACCACCTTCCCTCCTGCCTCATCTACATCGACTAGCCTTGAAAACACCAGCCTCTATGACTATACtaccttgat atttcctgataCAGTCTGTAAGAAGGAGGCCATCTTATCCTTG GGCCAAGTTTTCCTGCCTATCTTCTATTCCCTGGTGTTTATCCTGGGCCTGGGTGGGAACCTTTTCTTACTCATTGTCCTCCTCTACTCTGTCTGTAGAAGACAGGTAACTGAGGTATACCTGCTGAATCTGGTTGTTTCTAACCTCCACTTCGTGGTGACCTTGCC TCTGGGGGTTTCTGTAGCCTGGCATTGGGTC TGCTTTGGGGAAGCCCTCTGCAAAATCATATGCACT CTTTACACAGCTAGCTTATATAGCAGTATCTTCTTTCTTGGCTGCATGAATCTGGATAAGTATCTAGATGTTGTCCACGCTCAGACCCATCATCACCTGGGGACACCAGCAAAGAGCTGGCTCCTTTCAGGCGGGGTGTGGA GTGCCCTGGTGCTTTCCATCCCTGACATGGTCTTCGCTGGAGTACAAGAAGGCCCCAGTGGTCTGCAGAATTGTCACCTGGACTTTGGAGATAACGGGCCTGTGTGGAAGGTGCTTCTTCGATTTAAGCAGAGTATTCTGGGATTTATCCTCCCACTTTTTGCCATGATCTTCTTCTACACCCGAATAGGCTGCATCCTCACAGTCCTAAGACCTCAGGGCAGGGTCCGAACCCTGTGGGCAGCTGTGGCA GTGGTGGTGACCTTCTTTACACTGTGGTGTCCCTACAACATTACCCTGTTCCTGCACTCGCTGCAAGACTTACAGGTCCTCGAGAGCTGTGAGGTCAGCAAGCATCTGGACTATGCCCTTCAGGTGACAGAGAGCATTGCTTTCACTCACTGCtgcatctcccctttcctctatcTCTTTGTCCATCGTCGGCTCAGGAAACATCTCAAAAGGGTTCTGGCGGCCATCTTCCAAAGATCCAAGGAATCCTCTGCTGCCTGTCCCTCTCAGACCAGTTATTCCAATAGTTTTTCCACAGCCCAAGAAGAAATGAATAACACTGACAATCAGGAAGAAAGCATATAg
- the LOC122734844 gene encoding 7-alpha-hydroxycholest-4-en-3-one 12-alpha-hydroxylase-like, protein MAFWASVFILLVTTVLVGLYRLGALRQRRTREPPLDKGPIPWLGHAREFCKDASNFLKRMQERHGNIFTVQIAGQYITFIADPFSFDVILKENRNKLDFSKLIADYMLKVFEFQGQECHGNIMHTLTSKHLMGTGLVGLTQAMMDSLKVLMLEPDADMSPGAQEWKQAGLFQYCYNIVFRAGYLTLFGNIPTNGKADHAQDLLESQKVYEEFRKFDILFPQMFYPVLLPKEKQEMRRLKHFFWDILSPWHIMEKDNVSGWIRSAQEHQANDGVSEIEQSHFNLILLWVSSGNTGVVAFWALLFLMKNPKALKAVREEAERVLRRMGHEVRPGGVPINIEYSMLQQTPVLDSVMEETLRLVVTPFLTRGIVEDMILKMDDGREYALRQGDEVSIFPYLFLHMDPEIYPDPSTFKYDRFLNPDGSRKVAFYKQGKRVKPHMLPWGAGTTVCPGRFFALNEMKMFVFLMVTQYDIELIDQEVMIPSINVKRWGIGATQPIHDVQFRYRIRF, encoded by the coding sequence ATGGCATTCTGGGCTTCTGTGTTTATTCTCTTGGTGACCACTGTCCTGGTAGGGCTGTACAGGCTGGGGGCCTTGCGCCAGAGGAGAACCAGAGAGCCCCCTCTGGACAAAGGCCCCATCCCCTGGCTGGGCCATGCCAGGGAGTTTTGTAAGGATGCCTCCAATTTCCTGAAGAGGATGCAAGAACGTCATGGAAACATCTTCACTGTTCAGATTGCTGGCCAATACATCACCTTTATCGCAGATCCCTTCTCTTTTGATGTCATCCTGAAGGAGAACAGAAACAAGCTGGATTTTTCCAAGTTAATAGCTGACTATATGTTGAAGGTGTTTGAGTTTCAAGGACAGGAATGTCATGGAAATATCATGCATACTTTGACCTCAAAGCACTTAATGGGGACTGGTCTAGTTGGTCTGACCCAGGCCATGATGGACAGTCTAAAGGTCCTGATGCTGGAACCTGATGCTGACATGAGCCCAGGAGCCCAGGAGTGGAAGCAGGCAGGGCTCTTTCAATACTGCTACAACATTGTCTTCAGAGCTGGTTACCTGACATTGTTTGGGAACATCCCCACTAATGGTAAGGCTGACCATGCTCAGGACCTTTTGGAATCCCAGAAAGTCTATGAGGAATTCAGGAAATTTGACATTCTCTTTCCCCAGATGTTTTACCCTGTGCTCCTGCCCAAGGAGAAGCAAGAAATGAGGAGGCTCAAACACTTCTTCTGGGATATTCTCTCTCCGTGGCACATCATGGAGAAAGATAATGTCAGTGGATGGATCCGTTCTGCTCAGGAGCACCAGGCCAATGATGGAGTGTCTGAGATAGAACAGAGCCACTTTAACCTGATACTGCTATGGGTATCCAGTGGCAACACAGGTGTTGTAGCCTTCTGGGCCCTCCTCTTCCTCATGAAGAATCCCAAGGCTCTGAAGGCTGTGAGAGAGGAGGCAGAAAGAGTCCTCAGGAGAATGGGGCACGAGGTGAGACCAGGTGGGGTGCCCATAAATATTGAGTATAGCATGCTGCAGCAGACCCCAGTGCTGGACAGTGTCATGGAGGAGACATTACGCTTGGTGGTTACCCCTTTCCTGACCAGGGGTATTGTGGAGGACATGATCCTGAAAATGGATGATGGCAGGGAGTATGCCCTCCGCCAGGGAGATGAAGTTTCCATCTTCCCCTACCTGTTCCTCCATATGGACCCAGAAATCTACCCAGACCCCTCTACATTCAAATATGACCGTTTCCTGAACCCTGATGGCAGCAGAAAGGTAGCTTTCTACAAGCAAGGGAAAAGGGTCAAACCACACATGTTGCCATGGGGTGCAGGAACCACTGTCTGTCCTGGGAGGTTCTTTGCTCTTAATGAGATGAAGATGTTTGTGTTCTTGATGGTCACCCAGTATGATATAGAGTTAATTGATCAGGAGGTGATGATCCCTTCAATAAATGTGAAGCGCTGGGGAATTGGTGCCACACAGCCAATACATGATGTCCAGTTCCGGTATCGAATACGCTTCTAG